Genomic window (Funiculus sociatus GB2-C1):
CAGCGGATTTCACGCCATTATAGGTAGAGGTTTCCCGATGGATAAGTGCTTGTCACAAGCTGCTAACGCTGATTGAAATTGGCAAGCGTACAAGCTCGCTACTGAACCCATTCCAGAAGCGTTAGCCAATCAACCTGAATCTGCTGTCAGCCAAGAATCACAATCATCGATTTTGTCAGCTTTTCTTAGCTTAAAAATTTCTCTGTCACCCTTTCCGACAGGTATAGGCAGTTAAAATCTACAAAGTTGTGACTATTCCCTAGAGTCTAATGCCACGGAAGAAACAAGCACCGCAAACCCCCAACCCCTCATCAAGCGCTATATTGGCGCGCTCGGAACTCCACTTTCGCACTGAGGCTTTGGAGAAAGAGCATCAATGGCTCTTGAAGCAAATTAAGCGAAAACGAACCGAACTGAACAACTTTGTCGAACAGATGCGCTCAGTGGCTACTGAGATTTTTCATCGGGGTACTCCTGCGTTCAAGAAGCTAACCTCTATTGAGCAAGAAATTCACGCCCTGTTCGATGAAATCCTCAGCACCAGGAAGTTTGGGGTGCAAACTCGGCAAGATATCCTGAAAGTTTATCTCAATCTCCAGATGGCGGGGATAATTAGCCCAAAATCTCTCGAATCTGATGATGATCCTGAATTAGACGAACTATTTGAACCCCACGATTCCGAAGATAACTCCCGCGACGATACAGATAGCTACCATCAACATCAGACCCCTGTTCAACAGGAAACCGCCAGAACTGAGGACTCTAGAAAAATTCGGCAAACCTTTTTGAAATTAGCAGAAATATTTCACCCCGATAAGGTCGCTGACAGTGAAACTCAGATGCGCCACACGGAAATTATGAAAGAAGTTAACAGAGCCTATCAAGATGGGGATTTGGCGAGACTGCTAGAGATTGAGCAGCAATATAAAGCGGGAGAGAGTCTTGATAATTTAAGTGAAGATGATTTGAGCCGAAAATGCCAAAGCCTGGAACAACATAACTTAATTTTAAAAAATCAATATGAAAACCTCAAAATGGAATTGAGATTGGTGAAAACTACTCCAGAAGGGGCGCTTGTTTCTGAATATCGGCAAGCGACACGAGCAGGAATTGACCCCCTAGCACAGATGTTGGCTCAGGTTGAGCAAGAAATGCAAATCATCGAAGAAATTCGGGATTTTGTTAAAAACTTTCGGGATAAAAAAATTACCATTAAAGACTTTCTGCGGGGGCCAGCTTGTTTAGTTAGTATGAGTCAAAGCATCCAAGAAAAAATCTTAGAGGAGATGTTCGGCATACCAATGACAAACATCCAATTTTAGTAAAAATGTCCCACGACTAAAGTCACGGCTAAACAAACAAAGCCTGTTAACGCAGGCTAATATAAAATTGTTGCGTTAGCAGGCTTGGTTCTTCTAGCCTCTAGGCTTATATTTGCACTTAACAGGATACTCTTGTTTAGACATAGGGATGGCTACTGTTACTGATATCGTAACCGCTAGAAGGGGATGAACCGAAGCTTTCAATCCCAGCACTATTAAGTTTCCAAAAATGTAACCTAAACTACTACTCTCTGATTCAATGCCAGATTAGGAGCACGCTATCAATTGTGTTCTTAATTATGAAACTTTCTCTCTCCTCTAGTGGCTGGAATCGGTTAAAAATTGTCTTTTTAACTTTGGGTGTACTTAGTCTAAGCGCCTGTCAAGCTGTTCCGACTGCGGATAAATTACCGAGAACCCTCACCGTCTCTGGAAAAGGAGATGTTAACATCCCCGCAACCATGACGAAAGTAAATCTTGGCGTTCAGGTTCAGGGTAAAACTACCCAGGAGGTGCAACAGCAGGTAGCTGAAAAATCATCTGCGGTGGTGGCGTTGCTGAAGTCGCGCAAAGAAGTGGAAAAGCTGGAAACGACTGGTATCAGCCTCAACCCAGTTTATAGTTATAAAGATGGTCAGCAGAAGATAGAGGGATATTCGGGAACTAATAACGTTAGCTTTCGGATTGAAACTCAGAAAGCTGGGACGCTGTTAGATGACGCTGTTAAGGTGGGTGCAACGCAGATTAATGGTATAAGTCTAGTAGCTTCAGAAAGCGCGATCGCTCAAGCACAAAAAGAAGCCATCAAGGAAGCTGCTGAAGATGCCAGAAAGCAAGCTGATGCCCTTCTCACTGCCTTAAATCTCAACCAGCGGGAAATTG
Coding sequences:
- a CDS encoding J domain-containing protein, translated to MPRKKQAPQTPNPSSSAILARSELHFRTEALEKEHQWLLKQIKRKRTELNNFVEQMRSVATEIFHRGTPAFKKLTSIEQEIHALFDEILSTRKFGVQTRQDILKVYLNLQMAGIISPKSLESDDDPELDELFEPHDSEDNSRDDTDSYHQHQTPVQQETARTEDSRKIRQTFLKLAEIFHPDKVADSETQMRHTEIMKEVNRAYQDGDLARLLEIEQQYKAGESLDNLSEDDLSRKCQSLEQHNLILKNQYENLKMELRLVKTTPEGALVSEYRQATRAGIDPLAQMLAQVEQEMQIIEEIRDFVKNFRDKKITIKDFLRGPACLVSMSQSIQEKILEEMFGIPMTNIQF
- a CDS encoding SIMPL domain-containing protein, whose translation is MKLSLSSSGWNRLKIVFLTLGVLSLSACQAVPTADKLPRTLTVSGKGDVNIPATMTKVNLGVQVQGKTTQEVQQQVAEKSSAVVALLKSRKEVEKLETTGISLNPVYSYKDGQQKIEGYSGTNNVSFRIETQKAGTLLDDAVKVGATQINGISLVASESAIAQAQKEAIKEAAEDARKQADALLTALNLNQREIVSIQINDANPPLPLQRAIATENAQASPSKLADTPIVGGEQEVQAAVTLQIRY